A genomic stretch from Natronomonas gomsonensis includes:
- a CDS encoding cupin domain-containing protein, whose translation MEKVSIDELDNDPRVADVQKHATEPLGLSDMALNYYELAPGESFSGGMHTHMDQEEVFYVMDGTATFQTPDEDYEVGPDEVVRFGPGEYQEGRNESDDRVRALALGAPKGMGETRAKLPCAECGADYHVTEVDESGVTLTCPDCGNVVEM comes from the coding sequence ATGGAGAAGGTATCCATCGACGAGCTGGACAACGACCCACGCGTCGCGGACGTACAGAAACACGCCACCGAGCCCCTCGGGCTCTCGGATATGGCGCTGAACTACTACGAGTTGGCGCCGGGAGAGTCCTTCTCCGGCGGGATGCACACCCACATGGACCAAGAGGAGGTGTTCTACGTGATGGACGGGACGGCGACGTTCCAGACGCCGGACGAGGACTACGAGGTCGGCCCCGACGAGGTCGTCCGGTTCGGCCCCGGCGAGTATCAAGAGGGTCGCAACGAGAGCGACGACCGGGTGCGCGCGCTGGCGCTCGGTGCGCCCAAGGGGATGGGGGAGACGCGCGCGAAGCTCCCGTGTGCCGAATGCGGCGCCGACTACCACGTCACCGAGGTCGACGAGTCGGGCGTGACGCTCACGTGTCCGGATTGTGGTAACGTCGTCGAGATGTAG
- a CDS encoding complex I subunit 4 family protein, producing the protein MLIEALIALCLVGAAVVFLAPNRFAHKLAVGFSLPPLVISLYMYFAFDGSGNALLGGDIAYETFAQWLQLGSYTVNYHMGLDGISLPLVVLSTILTTLAILSAWTPIDERQSQFYGLMLFLEASLIGVFGALDFLLWFVFWEAVLIPMYFLIGIWGGPRRKYAAIKFFVYTNIASIVMFIGYFALVFGLGDSVSSTGLPEIAQALRAGQLGSLGIIGPDALALGAFVAMFLGFAVKVPVVPFHTWLPDAHVEAPTPASVMLAGVLLKMGTYALLRFNFTMLPGQAEILAIPIAVIAVISIIYGALLALAQSDLKRIVAYSSVSSMGYVILGLIAYTVYGVGGATFQMVAHGLISGLLFMTVGVIYNTTHTRMVGDMAGMAEKMPVTAGVFVAGAFAYMGLPLMAGFAAELFIFLGAFESTVLPYAPLFTAVAMFGIVIVAGYLLWAMQRSLFGPFRLETDYEIGPAALHDVVPLVTLVLLIILLGSAPMVFFESIQDATLDIVATLGGGI; encoded by the coding sequence ATGCTGATAGAAGCCCTCATCGCGCTGTGTCTCGTTGGTGCGGCGGTCGTCTTCCTCGCCCCCAACCGATTCGCGCACAAACTCGCGGTCGGATTCAGCCTCCCGCCGCTGGTCATCTCGCTGTACATGTACTTCGCCTTCGATGGCAGCGGTAACGCCTTACTCGGCGGCGATATCGCCTACGAGACGTTCGCCCAGTGGCTCCAGTTGGGCTCCTACACGGTCAACTACCACATGGGACTGGACGGCATCTCGCTGCCGCTGGTCGTCCTCTCGACGATTCTGACGACGCTGGCCATCCTGAGCGCGTGGACGCCCATCGACGAACGGCAGAGTCAGTTCTACGGACTGATGTTGTTCCTCGAAGCCAGCCTCATCGGCGTCTTCGGGGCGCTCGATTTCCTGCTCTGGTTCGTCTTCTGGGAGGCCGTTCTCATCCCGATGTACTTCCTCATCGGCATCTGGGGCGGTCCGCGCCGGAAGTACGCCGCTATCAAGTTCTTCGTCTACACCAACATCGCGTCCATCGTGATGTTCATCGGCTACTTCGCGCTGGTGTTCGGACTGGGTGATTCGGTGTCCTCGACGGGACTACCCGAAATCGCACAGGCGTTGCGGGCCGGCCAACTCGGTAGCCTCGGCATCATCGGCCCGGACGCACTCGCGTTGGGTGCGTTCGTGGCGATGTTCCTCGGGTTTGCGGTGAAGGTGCCGGTCGTCCCGTTCCACACGTGGCTGCCGGACGCCCACGTCGAGGCGCCGACCCCGGCGTCGGTGATGTTGGCTGGCGTCCTGCTGAAGATGGGGACCTACGCCCTGCTCCGGTTCAACTTCACGATGCTGCCCGGACAGGCCGAGATACTGGCGATTCCCATCGCCGTCATCGCGGTCATCTCCATCATCTACGGTGCCCTGCTCGCGTTGGCACAGTCGGACCTCAAGCGCATCGTCGCTTACTCGTCGGTGTCCTCGATGGGCTACGTCATCCTGGGTCTCATCGCCTACACCGTCTACGGCGTCGGTGGGGCAACGTTCCAGATGGTCGCCCACGGCCTCATCTCGGGGCTGCTGTTCATGACGGTCGGCGTCATCTACAACACGACCCACACGCGGATGGTCGGCGACATGGCCGGGATGGCCGAGAAGATGCCCGTCACCGCGGGCGTGTTCGTCGCCGGTGCCTTCGCCTACATGGGCCTGCCGCTGATGGCCGGCTTCGCCGCCGAGCTGTTCATCTTCCTCGGCGCCTTCGAGTCGACGGTGCTCCCGTACGCACCGCTGTTCACGGCAGTTGCGATGTTCGGCATCGTCATCGTCGCCGGCTACCTGCTGTGGGCGATGCAGCGGTCGCTGTTCGGTCCGTTCCGGCTCGAAACCGACTACGAAATCGGGCCGGCGGCCCTTCACGACGTGGTGCCGCTCGTGACGCTCGTACTGCTCATCATCCTGCTCGGCTCGGCACCGATGGTGTTCTTCGAGTCGATTCAGGACGCAACGCTTGACATCGTCGCTACCCTCGGAGGTGGTATCTGA
- a CDS encoding complex I subunit 1/NuoH family protein has translation MIPAQTQTPLPDIIGDLLGFGTEMGPGETFIASFIGAALVGTLMLTMTALAGPWAKRKITAAFTDRYAVNRIGPAGLLIIVADAVRLLSKELIVPEGVDRPAWDLAPIVIASSALLGFAVIPMGNGIHLADPEAGLVYVFAVASIASVGLVMAGYASNNKFSMLGGLRAVAQNLAYEIPLVLIAASVVLFAGSLQMSEIVAAQAETLVSLGGVAIPSWYVFVNPFAFVLFMVANLMEVGRNPFDIPEAPTEIVAGYQTEYSSAYFVLIYLGEFIHIFLGGAIIATLFLGGPAGPVLPGILWFIIKIWAVFLFTQWARSALPRLRIDQLIEVGWKGMLVLALANLVLTAVIVGVIA, from the coding sequence ATGATTCCGGCCCAGACCCAGACGCCGCTGCCCGACATCATCGGCGACCTACTCGGGTTCGGCACCGAGATGGGTCCCGGCGAGACGTTCATCGCGTCGTTCATCGGCGCGGCGCTCGTCGGCACGCTGATGCTGACGATGACGGCACTGGCCGGCCCGTGGGCCAAGCGGAAGATTACCGCCGCGTTCACGGACCGCTATGCGGTCAATCGCATCGGTCCCGCCGGATTGCTCATCATTGTCGCCGACGCGGTCCGACTGCTGTCGAAGGAACTCATCGTCCCCGAGGGCGTCGACCGCCCGGCGTGGGACCTCGCACCCATCGTCATCGCGAGTTCCGCACTGCTCGGTTTCGCTGTCATCCCGATGGGCAACGGCATCCACCTCGCTGACCCCGAAGCGGGACTGGTCTACGTCTTCGCCGTCGCCTCCATCGCCTCGGTCGGTCTGGTGATGGCCGGCTACGCGTCGAACAACAAGTTCTCGATGCTCGGCGGTCTGCGCGCGGTCGCACAGAACCTCGCCTACGAGATTCCGCTGGTGCTCATCGCGGCGTCGGTCGTCCTCTTTGCCGGCTCGCTTCAGATGAGCGAAATCGTCGCCGCACAGGCCGAGACGCTCGTCTCCCTCGGCGGCGTCGCGATTCCGTCGTGGTACGTCTTCGTCAACCCCTTCGCGTTCGTGCTGTTCATGGTCGCGAACCTGATGGAGGTCGGCCGCAACCCCTTCGACATCCCGGAGGCGCCGACCGAAATCGTCGCCGGCTACCAGACCGAGTACTCGAGTGCGTACTTCGTGCTCATCTACCTCGGTGAGTTCATCCACATCTTCCTCGGCGGCGCCATCATCGCGACGCTGTTCCTCGGTGGCCCCGCCGGACCGGTGCTGCCGGGCATCCTGTGGTTCATCATCAAAATCTGGGCCGTCTTCCTGTTCACGCAGTGGGCGCGCTCGGCGCTGCCGCGGCTCCGAATCGACCAGCTCATCGAGGTGGGCTGGAAGGGCATGCTCGTGCTCGCACTCGCGAACCTCGTCCTCACCGCCGTTATCGTGGGGGTGATTGCCTAA
- a CDS encoding NuoI/complex I 23 kDa subunit family protein translates to MIGMLKSMATTMKHALDGEKFTVQYPEETPDVSPRFRGVHKFSQERCIWCRQCENVCPNDTIQIITDDQRNGEEYNLHIGQCIYCRLCEEVCPVDAILLTQNFEFTGDTKDDLAYNKEQLKNVPWFKDIDPLASREPDRGAWIGEGEGEVDYQ, encoded by the coding sequence ATGATTGGAATGCTCAAATCGATGGCAACGACGATGAAACACGCCTTGGACGGCGAGAAGTTCACCGTCCAGTACCCCGAGGAGACCCCCGACGTGTCGCCGCGGTTCCGCGGCGTCCACAAGTTCTCCCAGGAGCGCTGCATCTGGTGTCGACAGTGTGAGAACGTCTGTCCGAACGACACCATCCAGATTATCACGGACGACCAGCGCAACGGCGAGGAGTACAACCTCCACATCGGCCAGTGTATCTACTGCCGACTGTGTGAGGAGGTCTGCCCCGTCGACGCCATTTTGCTCACCCAGAACTTCGAGTTCACGGGCGACACGAAGGACGACCTCGCCTACAACAAAGAGCAGCTGAAGAACGTCCCGTGGTTCAAGGACATCGACCCGCTCGCCTCGCGCGAACCCGACCGTGGTGCTTGGATTGGGGAAGGCGAAGGGGAAGTCGACTACCAGTGA
- a CDS encoding NADH-quinone oxidoreductase subunit J produces the protein MAVVPYETLAFLLFALLTVGASLGVVLVRDVWHSALLLGVALLSVAVHYVMLRAEFLAAMQVLVYVGGVLILITFAVMLVRRDPAPEAEEVAQ, from the coding sequence ATGGCTGTAGTACCGTATGAGACACTGGCGTTCCTGTTGTTCGCTCTGTTGACCGTCGGAGCGAGTCTGGGCGTCGTGTTGGTCCGTGACGTGTGGCACTCCGCGCTACTGTTGGGTGTAGCGTTGCTATCCGTCGCGGTCCACTACGTGATGTTACGCGCCGAGTTCCTTGCAGCGATGCAGGTGCTCGTGTACGTCGGTGGGGTGCTCATCCTGATCACCTTCGCCGTCATGTTGGTTCGTCGGGACCCCGCTCCCGAAGCCGAGGAGGTGGCACAATGA
- a CDS encoding NADH-quinone oxidoreductase subunit D, with protein MSLEEPKATDVGEAPDGTVDYAELEALLGDAVIGREEHVNAPAFVVRPDEVQEALGALREEAGFDYCSCVTAQEYEDRYESIYHLKKYDDPTQEVGVVVPTTRDEPISQSGEAVYRTADWHEREAYDLVGIEYADHPDLRRILLPETWQGHPLGKDYNPEKPQVVPFRENANPLEPDQRGDGAESDTMFINIGPHHPATHGVLHVETVLDGEQIADVEPDIGYLHRCEEQMCQQSTYRHQIMPYPDRWDYVSAGILNEWAYARAAEDMADIEVPEYAQVIRTMSAELCRIASHMLALGTFALDVFGDFTAVFQYAFRDREVVQDILEDLTGQRLMFNYLRLGGVAWDIPEPREEFFEKVRDFLDGLPKKTQEYHNLITSNEIFQLRCVNTGELPPEVAKQYGATGPVARGSGVDIDLRRDDPYGYYEELDWDVITEDGCDNYSRVLVRMREVEESAKIIEQCVDLLEEWPEEERTIQANVPRTLKPDPDTEIYRGVEAAKGELGIYMRSDGTDKPARFKIRSPCFCNLHTLREMTEGEYIPDLIASLGSLDIVLGEVDR; from the coding sequence CTCGGTGCGCTCCGCGAGGAGGCGGGCTTCGACTACTGTTCGTGCGTCACTGCCCAGGAGTACGAGGACCGGTATGAGTCCATCTACCACCTGAAGAAGTACGACGACCCGACACAGGAGGTCGGCGTCGTCGTCCCCACGACGCGCGACGAACCGATTAGTCAGTCCGGCGAAGCGGTGTACCGAACGGCCGACTGGCACGAGCGGGAGGCCTACGACCTCGTCGGCATCGAGTACGCCGACCACCCCGACCTGCGCCGCATCCTGCTACCGGAGACCTGGCAAGGACACCCCCTCGGAAAGGACTACAATCCCGAGAAGCCGCAGGTCGTCCCGTTCCGAGAAAACGCCAATCCCCTAGAGCCGGACCAGCGCGGTGACGGGGCGGAGTCCGATACGATGTTCATCAACATCGGACCGCACCACCCCGCCACCCACGGCGTCCTGCACGTCGAGACGGTGCTCGACGGCGAGCAAATCGCCGACGTGGAACCCGACATCGGCTACCTCCACCGCTGTGAGGAGCAGATGTGCCAGCAGTCGACCTATCGGCACCAGATTATGCCGTACCCCGACCGCTGGGACTACGTTTCCGCCGGCATCCTCAACGAGTGGGCCTACGCCCGCGCGGCCGAGGACATGGCGGACATCGAGGTGCCGGAGTACGCACAGGTCATCCGGACGATGTCCGCGGAACTGTGCCGAATCGCGAGTCACATGCTCGCGCTGGGGACGTTCGCGCTGGACGTCTTCGGTGACTTCACGGCCGTCTTCCAATATGCCTTCCGCGACCGCGAGGTCGTCCAGGACATCCTCGAAGACCTCACCGGTCAGCGACTGATGTTCAACTACCTCCGTCTCGGCGGCGTCGCTTGGGACATTCCCGAACCCCGAGAGGAGTTCTTCGAGAAGGTCCGTGACTTCCTCGACGGGCTCCCGAAGAAGACCCAGGAGTATCACAACCTCATCACGTCGAACGAAATCTTCCAGCTCCGGTGTGTCAACACCGGCGAACTCCCGCCGGAGGTCGCAAAACAGTACGGCGCCACCGGTCCGGTCGCCCGTGGCTCCGGCGTCGACATCGACCTGCGCCGTGACGACCCCTACGGCTACTACGAGGAACTCGACTGGGACGTCATCACCGAGGACGGCTGTGACAACTACAGCCGCGTCCTCGTCCGGATGCGCGAAGTCGAGGAATCCGCGAAGATTATCGAGCAGTGTGTCGACCTGCTCGAAGAGTGGCCCGAAGAGGAACGGACGATTCAGGCCAACGTCCCGCGGACGCTCAAGCCCGACCCCGACACCGAGATTTACCGCGGCGTCGAGGCCGCGAAGGGCGAACTCGGCATCTACATGCGCTCGGACGGCACCGACAAGCCCGCCCGGTTCAAGATTCGCAGTCCGTGCTTCTGTAACCTGCACACGCTGCGAGAGATGACCGAAGGCGAGTACATTCCGGACCTCATCGCGTCGCTGGGCAGCCTCGACATCGTCCTGGGTGAGGTGGACCGATGA
- the nuoL gene encoding NADH-quinone oxidoreductase subunit L, which yields MAGVFAYAPAIAALPFVSFVVALLAGKYMPKKGALAGIIATAGSLGLSIAVLVTVFLGETYNETLYTFVGGDVPFELTFGLLLDPLSAAMLVIVSLIAFLVHVFSLGYMNDEGETGLPRYYASLGLFTASMLAFVFSDNLLMAFMFFELVGLCSYLLIGFWFRRAGPPSAAKKAFLVTRFGDYFFLVAVVGVLTTFGTAQFAGEEGFPALAETVLNPETTTQAVNTFGFEPATWFAILGLLVLGGVMGKSAQFPFHTWLPDAMEGPTPVSALIHAATMVAAGVFLVARMYGFYALLPTVLAVIAFVGGFTALFAATMGVVKNEIKQVLAYSTISQYGYIMLALGTGGYVAAFFHLTTHAVFKALLFLGAGSVIIAMHHNENMWDMGGLKDHMRVTYLAFLSGSLALAGIFPFSGFWSKDEVLYEALVHGLGGSPLLLGAYAMGLAAVFLTGFYTIRMVLLTFHGEARSDTAEDPHGVRWNVKLPLAVLGVLAAVIGFLNPLPIKKLTGLEVDFLHQFLDSGPEALLTSSHHYGDLTHDYAGYSVGTIGGGETVTMLAGAGVSLGLALLGAGLAFALYRGAEPTRHTEKLGGLQTLLMHNYYQDEYQVWLAEGLTLRLSGAADTFDQGVIDGVVNGVSSVSLFSGDRLRRLQTGIVTNYAALIVLSLLVLLGAFAALGGWF from the coding sequence ATGGCAGGAGTATTCGCATACGCGCCGGCTATCGCCGCGCTCCCGTTCGTGTCGTTCGTCGTCGCACTGTTGGCAGGCAAGTACATGCCGAAGAAGGGCGCCCTCGCGGGCATCATCGCGACCGCAGGGTCGCTCGGCCTCTCGATTGCCGTCCTCGTCACCGTTTTCCTCGGCGAGACGTACAACGAGACGCTGTACACGTTCGTCGGCGGCGACGTGCCGTTCGAGTTGACGTTCGGACTGCTTCTCGACCCGCTGTCGGCGGCGATGTTGGTCATCGTCTCGCTCATCGCCTTCCTCGTTCACGTCTTCTCGCTCGGCTACATGAACGACGAGGGCGAGACGGGGCTGCCACGGTACTACGCTAGCCTCGGTCTGTTCACCGCGAGCATGCTCGCCTTCGTCTTCTCGGATAACCTGCTGATGGCGTTCATGTTCTTCGAGCTGGTGGGGCTGTGTTCGTACCTCCTCATCGGCTTCTGGTTCCGCCGTGCGGGCCCGCCGTCGGCGGCCAAGAAGGCGTTCCTCGTCACCCGATTCGGTGACTACTTCTTCCTCGTCGCCGTCGTCGGCGTCCTGACGACGTTCGGCACCGCACAGTTCGCCGGTGAAGAGGGCTTCCCGGCGCTGGCAGAGACGGTCCTGAACCCCGAAACGACGACCCAAGCGGTCAACACCTTCGGCTTCGAGCCGGCGACGTGGTTCGCGATTCTCGGACTACTCGTGTTGGGTGGCGTGATGGGCAAATCCGCCCAGTTCCCGTTCCACACGTGGCTGCCGGACGCCATGGAGGGCCCGACCCCCGTCTCGGCTTTGATTCACGCCGCGACGATGGTCGCCGCCGGCGTCTTCCTCGTCGCACGGATGTACGGCTTCTACGCGCTGCTCCCGACGGTGCTCGCGGTCATCGCCTTCGTCGGCGGGTTCACCGCGCTGTTCGCGGCGACGATGGGCGTCGTCAAGAACGAAATCAAGCAGGTGCTGGCGTACTCGACGATTAGCCAGTACGGCTACATCATGCTCGCACTCGGGACCGGCGGCTACGTCGCCGCGTTCTTCCACCTGACGACCCACGCGGTGTTCAAGGCGCTGCTGTTCCTCGGCGCCGGGTCGGTCATCATCGCGATGCACCACAACGAGAACATGTGGGACATGGGCGGCCTCAAAGACCACATGCGCGTGACGTACCTCGCGTTCCTCTCGGGGTCGCTCGCGCTGGCTGGCATCTTCCCGTTCTCGGGCTTCTGGTCGAAAGACGAGGTGCTGTACGAGGCGCTCGTCCACGGCCTCGGCGGCAGTCCCCTGTTGCTCGGTGCCTACGCGATGGGGCTGGCAGCCGTCTTCCTGACGGGCTTTTACACCATCCGGATGGTGCTTCTCACCTTCCACGGTGAGGCCCGCTCCGATACCGCCGAAGACCCCCACGGCGTCCGCTGGAACGTCAAGCTCCCGCTGGCCGTGCTGGGCGTTCTCGCGGCGGTCATCGGCTTCCTGAACCCGCTTCCGATCAAGAAACTCACCGGACTGGAGGTCGACTTCCTCCATCAGTTCCTCGATTCCGGCCCCGAGGCGCTGTTGACGAGCTCACACCACTACGGCGACCTCACACACGACTACGCCGGCTACTCGGTCGGCACCATCGGTGGCGGCGAGACGGTGACGATGCTCGCCGGCGCCGGCGTCAGTCTCGGCTTGGCGCTGTTGGGTGCGGGACTCGCCTTCGCGCTGTATCGTGGGGCAGAACCGACTCGACACACCGAGAAACTCGGCGGTCTGCAGACGCTGCTCATGCACAACTACTACCAAGACGAATACCAGGTGTGGCTCGCCGAAGGCCTCACGCTGCGGCTCTCGGGAGCCGCCGACACCTTCGACCAGGGCGTCATCGACGGCGTCGTCAACGGCGTCTCCAGCGTGAGTCTGTTCTCCGGCGACCGCCTGCGTCGGCTCCAGACGGGTATCGTGACCAACTACGCGGCGCTCATCGTTCTCAGCCTGTTGGTGCTTCTGGGTGCCTTCGCGGCGCTCGGGGGGTGGTTCTAG
- the nuoK gene encoding NADH-quinone oxidoreductase subunit NuoK, with amino-acid sequence MVLGAVPAEYYLVLSAAVFCVGIFGILTRENALIFLMSVELMLNAANINLIAFAFYWGNLTGQVFGLFVMALAAAEVAIGIGIILVLYRNFDSVDVTEATTLKW; translated from the coding sequence ATGGTGCTCGGAGCCGTTCCGGCCGAGTACTACCTCGTGCTGTCGGCCGCCGTCTTCTGTGTCGGCATCTTCGGCATCCTGACCCGTGAGAACGCGCTCATCTTCCTGATGAGCGTCGAGTTGATGCTCAACGCGGCGAACATCAACCTCATCGCGTTCGCGTTCTACTGGGGGAACCTCACCGGGCAGGTGTTCGGACTGTTCGTGATGGCGCTAGCCGCCGCCGAGGTCGCCATCGGCATCGGCATCATCCTCGTGTTGTACCGCAACTTCGATAGCGTCGACGTGACGGAAGCAACGACTCTCAAGTGGTAA